A genome region from Syntrophaceae bacterium includes the following:
- a CDS encoding pyruvate oxidoreductase subunit gamma, whose amino-acid sequence MKEIIWFGRGGQGAVVAAQILAESAYLEGFKGVTSAPTFGPERRGAPVTASTRISEEPIRMFSQVEMADIGIVLDETLLGVVDVKGRIRKGGTVIINTCAKPADVGFDGDFDVAVVDATGIALKLRLTKEGAPVINTPMLGAFAKATEIVSLGNIEKALRGKLPAAAASQNFETVRAAYEGTVVKRKA is encoded by the coding sequence ATGAAAGAGATCATCTGGTTCGGGCGGGGAGGCCAGGGCGCCGTCGTCGCCGCGCAGATTCTGGCGGAGTCGGCATACCTGGAGGGTTTCAAGGGCGTCACCTCGGCGCCGACCTTCGGCCCCGAGCGCCGCGGGGCACCGGTCACGGCCTCGACGCGCATCTCGGAAGAACCCATCCGGATGTTCTCCCAGGTTGAGATGGCCGACATCGGCATCGTGCTGGACGAGACCCTCCTCGGCGTCGTGGACGTGAAGGGCCGGATCCGCAAGGGCGGGACGGTCATCATCAACACGTGCGCGAAACCCGCGGACGTGGGGTTCGACGGCGATTTCGACGTGGCCGTCGTCGACGCCACGGGGATCGCCCTGAAGCTCCGCCTCACGAAGGAAGGCGCTCCGGTGATCAACACGCCCATGCTCGGCGCCTTCGCGAAAGCCACGGAAATCGTCTCCCTGGGCAACATCGAGAAGGCCCTGCGCGGCAAGCTCCCGGCGGCGGCCGCTTCGCAGAACTTCGAGACGGTGCGGGCCGCCTACGAGGGAACGGTTGTGAAAAGGAAGGCGTAG
- a CDS encoding 4Fe-4S binding protein, producing the protein MKKKDENISAMCRPTVGEAGRTGDWRDLRPVIDHSKCTPSVKKRPACYLCWLYCPEAVVKAGIPVEIDLEYCKGCGICAEECPSRAISMVREDQCND; encoded by the coding sequence ATGAAGAAAAAAGACGAGAACATCTCCGCCATGTGCCGGCCCACCGTCGGCGAGGCGGGCAGGACCGGGGACTGGCGCGACCTGAGGCCCGTCATCGATCACAGCAAGTGCACGCCTTCCGTCAAGAAGCGGCCCGCCTGCTACCTCTGCTGGCTCTACTGCCCCGAGGCGGTGGTCAAGGCGGGGATCCCCGTCGAGATCGACCTCGAGTACTGCAAGGGCTGCGGGATCTGCGCCGAGGAGTGCCCGTCCCGCGCCATCAGCATGGTGAGGGAGGACCAGTGCAATGACTGA
- a CDS encoding pyruvate ferredoxin oxidoreductase, which translates to MTDARIITGNQAAALAARLCDVQVIAAYPITPQSQLAEILSQYVESGQLRAEYVRVEGEHSAMTVCIGASTVGARVFTATSANGLLYMHEQLHWAAGSRLPIVMCCVNRGVGAPWSIFNDQQDSLAQRDTGWIQLYCRDNQEILDTVIQAYRIAETVYAPVMVCYDGFVLSHTMMPVIAPSPAAVRKFLPPYKPHTILDAANPLTLNSVLLPNRRPDAEGTLCDGYMEMRWKLQNALEKAPEVIREVNRLYAEAFGRDHGGMLWTYRTEDADVILSSMGSLAAEATVAADALRGEGIRAGVVGIRSYRPFPAKEAVEAFRNARAIILFEKSISYGYEGGLCSDLKAAFYGSGIQAPIHDHVAGLGGRDVKARELVEAVKSSLARIQAGERNLRTTWLNCATE; encoded by the coding sequence ATGACTGACGCGCGCATCATCACCGGAAACCAGGCGGCGGCGCTCGCTGCACGGCTGTGCGACGTCCAGGTCATCGCCGCCTACCCCATCACCCCCCAGTCGCAGCTCGCCGAGATCCTTTCCCAATACGTGGAGAGCGGCCAGCTGCGCGCCGAGTACGTCCGGGTGGAGGGCGAGCACTCGGCCATGACGGTCTGCATCGGGGCCTCCACCGTCGGGGCGCGGGTCTTCACGGCCACGAGCGCCAACGGCCTGCTCTACATGCACGAGCAGCTGCACTGGGCGGCGGGCTCGAGGCTCCCCATCGTCATGTGCTGCGTCAACCGCGGCGTGGGCGCCCCCTGGTCGATCTTCAACGACCAGCAGGACTCGCTGGCCCAGCGCGACACGGGCTGGATCCAGCTCTACTGCCGCGACAACCAGGAGATCCTCGACACGGTGATCCAGGCCTACCGGATCGCCGAGACCGTCTACGCCCCCGTCATGGTGTGCTACGACGGTTTCGTGCTCTCCCACACGATGATGCCCGTCATCGCCCCGTCCCCGGCGGCGGTGCGGAAGTTCCTGCCGCCCTACAAGCCCCACACGATCCTCGACGCCGCGAACCCGCTGACCCTCAACTCGGTCCTCCTGCCCAACCGGCGCCCCGATGCCGAGGGGACCCTCTGCGACGGCTACATGGAGATGCGCTGGAAGCTGCAAAACGCCCTCGAAAAGGCGCCGGAGGTCATCCGCGAGGTGAACCGCCTCTACGCGGAGGCCTTCGGGCGCGACCACGGCGGCATGCTCTGGACATACCGGACGGAGGACGCCGACGTGATCCTCTCGAGCATGGGGTCGCTCGCCGCCGAGGCGACGGTGGCCGCCGACGCCCTGCGCGGTGAGGGGATACGGGCCGGCGTCGTGGGGATCCGTTCCTATCGGCCTTTCCCGGCGAAGGAGGCCGTCGAGGCCTTCCGGAACGCCCGGGCCATCATCCTCTTCGAGAAGAGCATCAGCTACGGCTACGAGGGGGGGCTGTGCTCCGATCTCAAGGCCGCCTTCTACGGCAGCGGGATCCAGGCGCCCATCCACGATCACGTGGCGGGCCTCGGGGGCCGTGACGTGAAGGCAAGGGAACTGGTGGAAGCCGTCAAGTCGTCCCTGGCCCGGATCCAGGCGGGCGAGCGGAATCTGAGAACCACCTGGCTCAATTGCGCCACGGAGTGA
- a CDS encoding pyruvate synthase subunit beta — MPQNLFKIHEKEYVLPGTRACQGCGLSIAYRFALKALREDTIVTFPACCLCVLHGLYPLTPVLVPSVNSTFAATAASASGIAAGLAALNRTETTVVAFAGDGGTYDMGIQALSGAAERGTDFIYVAYDNEGYMNTGTQRSSATPMGALTTTTPVLTKQQHKKDFLKIMEAHQIPYIATTTPAYPIDLYDKFVRAKRIKGTRFIHIHTPCPPGWQYPTKDTIRIGRLAVDTGICVLFEVENGKFRFTGRSRTLAEKGNKLPVVHYVERQGRFRKMSIEQLNQLQAWVDDRWEEYKRKAEESK; from the coding sequence ATGCCGCAGAATCTCTTCAAGATCCACGAGAAGGAATACGTCCTGCCCGGCACGAGGGCCTGCCAGGGCTGCGGGCTCTCCATCGCCTACCGCTTCGCCCTCAAGGCCCTGCGGGAGGACACGATCGTGACGTTTCCGGCCTGCTGCCTTTGCGTCCTCCACGGTCTTTATCCGCTCACGCCGGTCCTCGTCCCCAGCGTGAATTCCACCTTCGCCGCGACGGCCGCCTCGGCATCGGGCATCGCGGCGGGGCTTGCCGCCCTGAACCGGACGGAGACGACCGTCGTGGCCTTCGCCGGCGACGGGGGCACCTACGACATGGGCATCCAGGCCCTGTCGGGGGCCGCCGAGCGGGGGACGGACTTCATCTACGTCGCATACGACAACGAGGGCTACATGAACACGGGCACCCAGCGCTCGAGCGCGACGCCCATGGGTGCCCTCACGACGACGACCCCCGTGCTCACGAAGCAGCAGCACAAGAAGGACTTCCTGAAGATCATGGAGGCCCACCAGATCCCCTACATCGCCACGACGACGCCGGCCTACCCCATCGACCTCTACGACAAGTTCGTCCGGGCCAAGCGCATCAAGGGGACGCGCTTCATCCACATCCACACGCCCTGCCCCCCGGGTTGGCAGTACCCCACGAAGGACACGATCCGCATCGGACGGCTCGCCGTCGACACGGGCATCTGCGTGCTCTTCGAGGTGGAAAACGGCAAGTTCCGCTTCACGGGGCGCAGCCGCACGCTGGCCGAGAAGGGCAACAAGCTCCCCGTGGTGCACTACGTGGAGCGGCAGGGCCGCTTCAGGAAGATGAGCATCGAGCAGCTCAACCAGCTCCAGGCCTGGGTGGACGACCGCTGGGAGGAGTACAAGAGGAAGGCGGAGGAATCCAAGTGA
- a CDS encoding SDR family oxidoreductase, with amino-acid sequence MDLGLNGKVALVAGGSQGLGLAVAMEFAREGAKVAICALDDPHLQEAAEALQKATGGRAFAIPADVSDLGQAKEFVKKASAHFGTVDILVNNAGGPPSMSFLEIDDELWLRGCRLNLLSTIVMTREAVPIMKEKRWGRIINMTSIAVKQPIDGLILSNTVRSGVIGFAKSLSNELAPFNITVNSVCPGYTMTDRVRNLAKVLAAKQGTTPEAIIGKWEAEIPMRRIGTPEEFASLVAYLASERAGYITGAAVQIDGGWYKGIM; translated from the coding sequence ATGGATCTCGGATTGAATGGAAAGGTGGCCCTAGTGGCCGGGGGGAGCCAGGGGCTCGGGCTTGCCGTGGCGATGGAATTCGCCCGCGAGGGGGCGAAGGTCGCCATCTGCGCCCTCGACGACCCGCACCTGCAGGAGGCCGCCGAAGCCCTGCAGAAGGCAACGGGCGGCCGCGCCTTTGCCATCCCGGCGGACGTATCGGACCTCGGGCAGGCAAAGGAGTTCGTCAAGAAGGCGTCGGCCCATTTCGGCACGGTGGACATTCTCGTGAACAACGCCGGTGGGCCCCCCTCGATGAGTTTCCTCGAGATCGACGACGAGCTGTGGCTCAGGGGGTGCCGCCTGAACCTCCTCTCCACGATCGTGATGACGCGCGAGGCCGTCCCCATCATGAAGGAGAAGCGCTGGGGACGGATCATCAACATGACCTCCATCGCCGTCAAGCAGCCCATCGACGGCCTCATCCTGTCCAACACGGTGCGCTCGGGCGTGATCGGCTTCGCCAAGTCGCTCTCCAACGAGCTGGCCCCCTTCAACATCACCGTCAACAGCGTCTGCCCGGGCTACACCATGACGGACCGCGTGCGCAACCTTGCCAAGGTGCTGGCGGCCAAGCAGGGGACGACCCCCGAGGCGATCATCGGAAAGTGGGAGGCCGAGATTCCCATGCGGCGCATCGGAACCCCCGAGGAATTTGCGAGCCTCGTCGCCTATCTCGCCTCGGAGCGGGCGGGCTACATCACAGGCGCCGCCGTCCAGATCGACGGGGGGTGGTACAAGGGGATCATGTGA
- a CDS encoding tetratricopeptide repeat protein, whose protein sequence is MEENPPRSPFSKEGGSKLRYDALIVIALLVVTAAVYAQVRDFDYVNYDDPFYVRDNLIVQRGLTGYGVKWAFTMTTLGNWHPLTWLSYMLDCQIFGAGPGAHHLVNVVFHALNAILLFLVLRRATQARWPSAFAAALFALHPLHVESVAWISERKDVLSAFFWMLTMGAYVLYAERKGPARYLSVVLLFTAGLMAKSMLMTLPLILLLMDFWPLGRHETARTPAPAKAVPPPRSSSGGRKRRGGQAGRKPAAQAGAAGDLRRFIPLFAEKVPLLALSIAAGVTAIITQQKSGAVVSLTHLSLADRVGNALVSYVLYLWKTVWPSGLAVFYPLQPWSPAAVLASALLLAALSAAVFRWGRAFPYLVFGWLWYLVTLVPVIGLVKLGDAAMADRYTYIPLIGPFVALSWGGRDLAKRLRLPTAVPAAAALGVLAACTIVTHGQIFHWRDSHALFTRALAVTEKNYLAHTNLGAALIADGKADEGLGHIEKAIEIAPRFAHAHYNRGVALERMERRSEAVEAYKKALALNPDYADAAYANGNLALERGDADGAVSYFERAIRTPEPQPRAFAGLAEACLLKGRVDEALSWGLAALEWQPGDAKLHYNIGSIYVYKGRVDEAIRHFREAVRLSPEYARAHNNLGSALMLRNRIDEAVDHFREAVRLDPDYRMARENLRDALAQQKKGGR, encoded by the coding sequence ATGGAAGAGAATCCACCTCGATCCCCCTTTAGCAAAGAGGGAGGATCCAAGCTCCGTTACGACGCCCTCATCGTGATCGCCCTGCTGGTCGTGACCGCCGCGGTCTACGCACAGGTCAGGGACTTCGACTACGTCAATTACGATGACCCGTTCTACGTCCGGGACAATCTCATCGTGCAGCGCGGCCTCACGGGGTACGGCGTGAAGTGGGCCTTCACGATGACGACCCTGGGGAACTGGCACCCGCTGACGTGGCTGTCGTACATGCTCGACTGCCAGATTTTCGGGGCCGGCCCCGGCGCCCATCACCTGGTCAACGTCGTCTTTCACGCGCTCAACGCGATCCTTCTCTTCCTCGTCCTGCGGCGGGCGACGCAGGCCCGGTGGCCCAGCGCCTTCGCCGCCGCCCTGTTCGCCCTGCACCCCCTGCACGTGGAGTCCGTCGCATGGATCTCCGAGCGCAAGGACGTCCTGAGCGCCTTCTTCTGGATGCTGACGATGGGGGCCTATGTCCTCTACGCCGAGCGGAAGGGGCCTGCGCGGTATCTGTCCGTGGTCTTGCTGTTCACGGCGGGCCTCATGGCCAAGTCCATGCTCATGACCCTGCCCCTCATCCTGCTGCTGATGGATTTCTGGCCCCTCGGACGCCACGAGACGGCCCGCACCCCCGCACCGGCGAAGGCTGTGCCGCCCCCCCGCTCGTCATCCGGCGGCAGGAAACGCCGGGGGGGACAAGCGGGGCGCAAGCCGGCGGCGCAAGCCGGCGCCGCCGGCGACCTGCGGCGATTCATTCCCCTTTTCGCGGAGAAAGTCCCGCTTCTCGCCCTGTCGATCGCCGCCGGCGTGACGGCGATCATCACGCAGCAGAAGAGCGGCGCCGTGGTATCCCTCACCCACCTGTCGCTTGCCGACCGCGTGGGCAATGCCCTGGTGTCGTACGTCCTCTATCTGTGGAAGACGGTCTGGCCCTCGGGGCTTGCCGTGTTCTACCCCCTGCAGCCGTGGTCCCCCGCGGCCGTTCTTGCAAGCGCCCTGCTCCTTGCCGCTCTCTCGGCTGCGGTGTTCCGGTGGGGCCGGGCGTTTCCCTACCTCGTGTTCGGCTGGCTCTGGTATCTCGTGACGCTCGTGCCCGTGATCGGCCTTGTCAAGCTCGGGGATGCCGCCATGGCGGACCGCTACACGTACATCCCCCTGATCGGCCCCTTCGTCGCCTTGAGCTGGGGGGGACGGGACCTGGCGAAACGGCTCCGGCTGCCGACGGCCGTTCCCGCGGCGGCGGCCCTCGGGGTACTTGCCGCATGCACGATCGTGACCCACGGCCAGATCTTCCACTGGAGGGACAGTCACGCGCTCTTCACGCGCGCCCTGGCCGTCACGGAAAAGAACTACCTTGCGCACACCAACCTCGGTGCCGCTCTGATTGCGGACGGGAAGGCGGACGAGGGCCTGGGGCACATCGAAAAGGCAATCGAGATAGCCCCCCGTTTCGCTCACGCCCACTACAACCGGGGTGTGGCTCTGGAAAGAATGGAAAGGCGGAGCGAAGCTGTTGAGGCATACAAGAAGGCTCTTGCACTGAATCCAGACTACGCGGATGCGGCCTACGCCAACGGCAACCTTGCCCTGGAACGAGGGGACGCAGATGGCGCCGTATCCTATTTCGAACGGGCAATCCGTACCCCCGAACCCCAGCCCAGGGCGTTCGCGGGACTTGCCGAGGCCTGTTTGCTGAAGGGCCGGGTCGACGAGGCCTTGTCCTGGGGCCTGGCGGCCCTCGAGTGGCAGCCCGGCGATGCGAAGCTGCACTACAACATCGGGAGCATCTACGTCTACAAGGGACGGGTCGACGAGGCCATCAGGCATTTCCGCGAGGCTGTCCGCCTCTCGCCCGAATACGCCAGGGCCCACAACAATCTCGGCAGCGCCCTGATGCTGAGAAACCGCATCGACGAGGCGGTCGACCACTTCCGGGAGGCCGTTCGGCTGGACCCCGATTACCGAATGGCCCGCGAGAACCTCAGGGACGCCCTGGCCCAGCAGAAGAAGGGTGGGAGGTGA
- a CDS encoding zinc ribbon domain-containing protein — MPLYDYECVKCAHVFEVFHKLSEEGADFPCPKCGAGKSRKRVSPFKTDAWSKFLDTMERRVNPHKFK, encoded by the coding sequence ATGCCCTTATACGACTACGAATGCGTCAAGTGCGCCCACGTCTTCGAGGTCTTCCACAAGCTGAGCGAGGAGGGGGCGGATTTCCCCTGTCCGAAGTGCGGCGCCGGGAAGTCCCGCAAGCGCGTTTCGCCCTTCAAGACCGACGCCTGGTCCAAGTTCCTCGACACGATGGAGCGCCGGGTCAACCCGCACAAGTTCAAATGA
- a CDS encoding porin translates to MKKLLIGFLAVGLIMGFAMTASAQPNIKASGQLYVYGTYADNVSLLKNGDSRANIANRLRMQFEIQVQEGLKLTTRFDALERVWGEQPAAAAPSPAASTANMGAVATERNISWERAYVTFNALYGVFDVGYQQSRAWGTCAFCDDFDSDAGIHYRYMMGPWTFGLEYEKRADASASGEGSRQGGYTVGGTDNDHDVYHIFAIYRWATGQAGLRYELDRNATDGALAATEWVSTYHELAPYVQWVSGPFSIEAELRYIWGKQDFDGTTTDITRKGYSLYLNPKYTMGAFYGGLEFAFISGDDPTTTDKNEAGVAGGQGWDPLLMFGNYWFSKHQAILGQVRDKTGAYVNNIPATGGGGSETNLIMFKPYVGWKVNPQLEVVAQFAWLKADEKPSGYIDDDYGRELDIYATYKLYNNLSYTVGFGYFWTGDYFKGTSAATQLDDCWMVMNALNFTF, encoded by the coding sequence ATGAAGAAGCTTTTAATCGGTTTCCTCGCTGTCGGCCTGATCATGGGCTTCGCCATGACGGCCTCCGCTCAGCCGAACATCAAGGCGAGCGGGCAACTCTACGTGTACGGCACCTATGCCGATAACGTCAGCCTTCTGAAGAACGGCGACTCCCGCGCCAATATCGCGAACCGCCTGAGAATGCAGTTCGAGATCCAGGTGCAGGAAGGCCTGAAGCTCACGACCCGCTTCGACGCCCTCGAGAGGGTGTGGGGCGAGCAGCCGGCCGCGGCGGCCCCGAGCCCGGCGGCGTCCACGGCCAACATGGGTGCCGTTGCCACGGAGCGCAATATCTCCTGGGAGCGCGCCTACGTGACCTTCAACGCCCTCTACGGCGTGTTTGACGTGGGCTACCAGCAGTCCCGCGCCTGGGGCACCTGCGCGTTCTGCGACGACTTCGACTCCGACGCAGGCATCCACTACCGCTACATGATGGGCCCCTGGACCTTCGGCCTCGAGTACGAGAAGCGTGCCGATGCCAGCGCCTCCGGTGAAGGCTCCCGCCAGGGCGGCTACACCGTCGGCGGCACGGACAACGACCACGACGTCTACCACATCTTCGCGATCTACCGCTGGGCCACGGGCCAGGCGGGCCTGCGCTACGAGCTCGACCGCAACGCCACGGACGGCGCGCTGGCTGCTACCGAGTGGGTCTCGACCTACCACGAGCTGGCCCCCTACGTGCAGTGGGTCTCCGGCCCCTTCTCCATCGAGGCCGAGCTCCGCTACATCTGGGGTAAGCAGGACTTCGACGGGACCACGACGGACATCACCCGCAAGGGCTACTCGCTGTACCTGAACCCGAAGTACACGATGGGCGCCTTCTACGGCGGCCTCGAGTTCGCCTTCATCAGCGGCGACGACCCCACCACGACGGACAAGAACGAGGCGGGCGTCGCCGGCGGCCAGGGCTGGGATCCCCTGCTGATGTTCGGCAACTACTGGTTCAGCAAGCACCAGGCCATCCTGGGCCAGGTTAGGGACAAGACGGGCGCCTACGTGAACAACATCCCGGCGACCGGTGGCGGCGGCAGCGAGACCAACCTCATCATGTTCAAGCCCTACGTCGGCTGGAAGGTCAACCCGCAGCTCGAAGTGGTGGCCCAGTTCGCGTGGCTGAAGGCCGACGAGAAGCCGAGCGGCTACATTGATGACGACTACGGCCGCGAGCTCGACATCTATGCGACCTACAAGCTCTACAACAACCTGAGCTACACGGTGGGCTTCGGCTACTTCTGGACCGGCGATTACTTCAAGGGCACCAGCGCAGCCACCCAGCTCGACGACTGCTGGATGGTCATGAACGCCCTGAACTTCACGTTCTAA
- the acs gene encoding acetate--CoA ligase has protein sequence MADVQLKDVYPVPEKLKKSAWVAGRAAYDELWKRSIEDPEGFWAKVASEYVEWFKKWDKVMDYNFDMRKGPIYVKFFEGGKLNVSYNCLDRHLTTRGDKVAIQWEGNEPGEDRALTYRQLHAEVCKFANVLKSLGVKKGDRVCFYLPMIPELAIGLLACTRIGAIHSVVFGGFSSDSLRDRIQDSASKILVTCDGTFRGAKAVPQKTNADDAVKECPSVEKVIVVRRVGDKIKTTMGPKDIWYEEAMAKASADCPPEWMDAEDPLFILYTSGSTGKPKGVMHTTGGYLVFVAYTHKIIFDYHEEDIYWCTADIGWVTGHSYIVYGPLCNGATSIMFEGVPNYPDVSRFWKVVEKYKVTIFYTAPTAIRAIAKEGNEWVKKADISTLRILGTVGEPINPEAWNWYYNVIGRGECPIVDTWWQTETGGILITPLPGAIDIKPGMATLPFFGVWPVLLDDEGKEITQTEASGALCIKRPWPGIMRGVYGDPKRFQETYFEQFPGYYVTGDGARRDKDGYYQITGRIDDVINVSGHRMGTAEVESALVAHPKVAEAAVVGYPHELKGQSIYAYVTLKTGVQKSEELKKELVAHVRTLIGPIATPEKIQFADGLPKTRSGKIMRRILKKVAAGDISDLGDTTTLADPSVVDDIVKNRL, from the coding sequence ATGGCAGATGTACAGCTGAAAGATGTGTATCCGGTTCCGGAGAAGCTCAAGAAGTCGGCCTGGGTGGCCGGCAGGGCGGCCTACGACGAGCTTTGGAAGCGCTCCATTGAGGACCCGGAAGGCTTCTGGGCGAAAGTGGCCAGCGAGTATGTCGAGTGGTTCAAGAAGTGGGACAAGGTCATGGACTACAACTTCGACATGCGCAAGGGCCCCATCTACGTCAAGTTCTTCGAGGGCGGCAAGCTCAACGTGTCCTACAACTGCCTCGACCGGCACCTCACGACCCGCGGCGACAAGGTCGCCATCCAGTGGGAGGGCAACGAGCCGGGCGAGGACCGGGCCCTCACCTACAGGCAGCTCCACGCGGAGGTCTGCAAGTTCGCCAACGTGCTCAAGTCCCTCGGGGTGAAGAAGGGCGACAGGGTCTGCTTCTACCTGCCCATGATCCCCGAGCTGGCAATCGGCCTGCTGGCCTGCACCCGCATCGGCGCGATCCACAGCGTCGTCTTCGGCGGGTTCAGCTCCGACTCCCTGCGCGACCGCATCCAGGACAGCGCCTCGAAGATCCTCGTGACCTGTGACGGCACCTTCCGCGGCGCCAAGGCCGTCCCCCAGAAGACCAACGCCGACGATGCCGTCAAGGAGTGCCCCTCGGTCGAGAAGGTCATCGTCGTCAGGCGCGTGGGCGACAAGATCAAGACCACCATGGGTCCCAAGGACATCTGGTACGAGGAGGCCATGGCGAAGGCCTCGGCCGACTGCCCGCCCGAGTGGATGGACGCCGAGGATCCTCTCTTCATCCTCTACACCTCCGGCTCCACCGGCAAGCCCAAGGGCGTCATGCACACCACCGGCGGCTACCTCGTCTTCGTCGCCTACACCCACAAGATCATCTTCGACTACCACGAGGAAGACATCTACTGGTGCACCGCCGACATCGGCTGGGTCACCGGCCACAGCTACATCGTCTACGGGCCGCTGTGCAACGGCGCCACGTCGATCATGTTCGAGGGCGTGCCCAACTACCCCGACGTGAGCCGCTTCTGGAAGGTCGTCGAGAAGTACAAGGTCACGATCTTCTACACGGCCCCCACGGCCATCCGCGCCATCGCGAAGGAAGGCAACGAGTGGGTGAAGAAGGCCGACATCTCGACACTGCGCATCTTGGGTACCGTCGGCGAGCCCATCAACCCCGAGGCCTGGAACTGGTACTACAACGTGATCGGCCGCGGCGAGTGCCCCATCGTGGACACCTGGTGGCAGACCGAGACGGGCGGCATCCTGATCACCCCGCTGCCCGGCGCCATCGACATCAAGCCCGGCATGGCGACGCTGCCCTTCTTCGGCGTGTGGCCCGTGCTGCTCGACGACGAGGGCAAGGAGATCACCCAGACGGAAGCCAGCGGCGCGCTGTGCATCAAGAGGCCCTGGCCCGGAATCATGCGGGGCGTCTACGGCGACCCCAAGCGCTTCCAGGAGACCTACTTCGAGCAGTTCCCCGGCTACTACGTGACCGGCGACGGTGCACGGCGTGACAAGGACGGCTACTACCAGATCACGGGCCGCATCGACGACGTCATCAACGTCTCCGGCCACCGCATGGGGACGGCCGAGGTCGAGAGCGCGCTGGTCGCCCACCCGAAGGTGGCCGAGGCCGCCGTCGTGGGCTACCCCCACGAGCTCAAGGGCCAGTCGATCTACGCCTACGTCACGCTGAAGACGGGTGTCCAGAAGTCCGAGGAGCTTAAGAAGGAGCTCGTGGCGCACGTCCGCACCCTCATCGGCCCCATCGCGACGCCCGAGAAGATCCAGTTCGCCGACGGTCTGCCCAAGACCCGCAGCGGGAAGATCATGCGCCGCATCCTCAAGAAGGTGGCCGCGGGCGACATCAGCGACCTGGGCGACACGACGACGCTGGCCGACCCCTCCGTGGTCGACGACATCGTCAAGAACAGGCTGTAG
- a CDS encoding electron transfer flavoprotein subunit beta/FixA family protein, with amino-acid sequence MNIIACVKQVPDTETLIKVKPDGSGIVEDGIKWVMNPYDEFGVEEALKLKEKLGGEVTIVSVGPARAMETIRTALAMGAEKGIHIDDPSLNGADAYTTAQALAAVIKGLPYDIIFCGQRAIDGDQGQVGSILAELLGIPSVTLVTKLEIAGTAVKAQKAIEGATVTIETSLPCLITAQKGLNEPRYASLPGIMKAKKKPVDVKNAAAIGVTAAVKAKVAKTVPPPARPPGKILQGDDPALKAQELVKLLREEAKVI; translated from the coding sequence GTGAACATCATTGCATGCGTGAAGCAGGTTCCCGACACGGAAACCCTGATCAAGGTCAAACCCGACGGATCGGGCATCGTAGAGGACGGGATCAAGTGGGTCATGAACCCCTACGACGAGTTCGGCGTCGAGGAGGCGCTGAAGCTCAAGGAAAAGCTCGGCGGTGAGGTGACCATCGTGTCCGTCGGCCCCGCCCGGGCCATGGAGACCATCCGCACGGCGCTGGCGATGGGGGCCGAGAAGGGCATCCACATCGATGACCCGTCCCTCAACGGCGCCGACGCCTACACGACGGCCCAGGCGCTGGCCGCCGTCATCAAGGGGCTTCCCTACGACATCATCTTCTGCGGCCAGAGGGCCATCGACGGCGACCAGGGCCAGGTCGGCTCGATTCTCGCCGAGCTGCTGGGGATCCCCTCGGTCACGCTCGTGACGAAGCTCGAGATCGCCGGCACGGCCGTCAAGGCTCAGAAGGCCATCGAGGGCGCCACCGTGACGATCGAGACAAGCCTCCCCTGCCTCATCACGGCGCAGAAGGGGCTCAACGAGCCGCGCTACGCGTCCCTGCCCGGCATCATGAAGGCCAAGAAGAAGCCCGTCGACGTGAAGAACGCGGCGGCCATCGGCGTCACCGCCGCCGTCAAGGCGAAGGTTGCCAAGACCGTACCGCCTCCGGCAAGACCTCCCGGAAAGATCCTCCAGGGCGATGATCCGGCACTGAAGGCTCAGGAGCTCGTGAAGCTGCTGCGGGAAGAGGCGAAAGTGATCTAA